One Mucilaginibacter ginkgonis genomic region harbors:
- the gltX gene encoding glutamate--tRNA ligase: MSDQKVRVRFAPSPTGGLHLGGVRTVLFNYLFAKKNNGTFVLRIEDTDQNRYVEGAEQYIIDCLNWCGLPPDESPVVGGPFAPYRQSERKSLYREYAESLVALGHAYYAFDTTAELEQKRKEIPNFQYGQAHRMDMRNSLSLSEHEVDALLDAHTPHVIRIKVPADEQVSFHDMIRGDVAFDTTLVDDKVLLKADGMPTYHLAVVVDDYLMKITHAFRGEEWLPSAPVHLLLWKYLGWKEHMPRWAHLPLILKPDGHGKLSKRDGARLGFPVYAMSWTDPATGEVTPGFRELGFLPEAFINLLATLGWNDGTDQEIFTLDELVEKFSMERISKAGAKFDFEKAKWFNAEWIKTATATKLMPKVKDVFADNSLTVTDDEKLAIVIDMVKDRVTLLPDFYQQAGYFFELPKEYDLGAVKPKWTDAKTDFFNMLIEVYNSVTNWEHTELELQFKSLAETAGIKLGELMLPFRVMLVGGKFGPHVFDIAAVLGKEETVERIAVGLDRFVA, encoded by the coding sequence ATGAGCGATCAGAAAGTGAGGGTGCGTTTTGCGCCCAGTCCAACCGGCGGCCTGCACCTTGGCGGCGTACGCACCGTACTGTTCAACTACCTTTTTGCAAAGAAAAACAACGGTACTTTTGTTTTACGCATTGAGGATACCGACCAGAACCGCTACGTTGAAGGGGCAGAGCAATACATTATAGACTGCCTTAACTGGTGCGGCTTACCGCCTGATGAAAGCCCTGTTGTTGGCGGCCCGTTTGCCCCTTATCGCCAGAGTGAACGCAAGTCGCTTTACCGCGAATATGCAGAGAGCTTAGTAGCACTAGGACATGCCTATTACGCTTTTGACACCACTGCAGAACTGGAACAAAAGCGAAAAGAGATCCCAAACTTTCAATATGGACAGGCACACCGCATGGATATGCGCAACTCGCTTTCGCTAAGCGAGCATGAAGTTGATGCGTTGCTTGATGCGCATACGCCGCATGTGATCAGGATAAAAGTACCTGCCGATGAGCAGGTAAGTTTTCATGATATGATACGCGGCGATGTAGCTTTCGATACCACATTGGTAGATGATAAAGTACTGCTGAAAGCCGATGGTATGCCCACGTACCATTTGGCGGTTGTGGTTGATGACTACCTGATGAAGATCACGCACGCCTTTCGCGGCGAAGAGTGGCTGCCATCTGCCCCGGTGCATTTATTGCTTTGGAAATATCTGGGCTGGAAGGAACACATGCCGCGGTGGGCACACCTGCCGCTAATCTTGAAACCCGATGGGCATGGTAAACTAAGCAAGCGCGATGGCGCACGCCTTGGCTTCCCGGTTTATGCTATGAGCTGGACCGACCCTGCTACAGGTGAGGTAACGCCGGGTTTTCGGGAGCTGGGTTTCCTGCCCGAAGCATTCATCAACTTGCTGGCCACTTTGGGCTGGAACGACGGTACCGACCAGGAGATATTTACGCTTGACGAATTGGTAGAGAAATTCTCGATGGAGCGCATCAGCAAAGCAGGTGCAAAATTCGATTTCGAAAAAGCCAAATGGTTCAATGCTGAATGGATAAAAACGGCGACGGCAACGAAATTAATGCCGAAAGTTAAAGATGTGTTTGCAGACAATAGCCTGACCGTTACTGACGATGAAAAACTGGCAATCGTAATTGATATGGTGAAAGACCGTGTTACCCTGCTACCCGATTTTTATCAGCAGGCCGGTTACTTCTTCGAACTACCAAAGGAATATGATCTGGGCGCTGTTAAACCTAAATGGACAGATGCCAAGACAGATTTCTTTAACATGTTGATCGAAGTTTATAACTCTGTCACTAACTGGGAACATACCGAACTGGAATTGCAATTTAAATCGCTGGCAGAAACAGCCGGCATAAAACTTGGCGAGCTGATGCTGCCCTTCCGTGTGATGCTGGTGGGCGGCAAATTTGGCCCGCATGTGTTTGATATTGCCGCTGTGTTGGGTAAGGAAGAGACAGTGGAGAGGATAGCGGTTGGGTTGGATAGATTTGTCGCGTAA
- a CDS encoding sensor histidine kinase encodes MNPYEQRRTFKYILLAFAVLIAGGSLLYTNYLVRNIAHSERTRAQVWAISMQQLVRSDDDENLQFILKVRDSLSVPAIVVDEKGDIKFSRGLDTAKTFIPSVIGGKDQSFPKYDPAYFQSELEFMKSQHRPIRIATFNKNYWLVYYKDSQLLTQLRIFPYVQLTVIAIFLLIAYYGFSSSRKSEQNQVWVGLAKETAHQLGTPISSLMAWIELMREKFDAENDPLIAEMQNDVRRLEIVADRFSKIGSKPVLEPHRVYDVVKDFVDYFKIRTSKLISFEVHGSRNLKAGLNIPLFDWVIENLLKNAVNAIDGPGSIRVDISGSRKKKQVYIDVTDTGKGIPRLKFETVFRPGYTTRKRGWGLGLSLTKRMVVNYHNGSIFVKDSELGKGTTFRIVLKSLTDEAKPNFKPATQRLEEQA; translated from the coding sequence ATAAATCCGTACGAGCAAAGACGCACCTTCAAATACATTTTATTAGCGTTCGCGGTGCTCATTGCAGGCGGGTCGTTATTGTACACCAATTATCTTGTACGCAACATAGCCCACTCAGAACGGACGCGCGCGCAAGTTTGGGCCATAAGTATGCAGCAACTGGTACGGTCTGACGATGATGAGAACCTGCAGTTTATCTTAAAGGTCCGCGACAGTTTATCTGTGCCGGCAATTGTTGTGGATGAAAAAGGCGACATCAAATTCTCCCGTGGCTTAGACACCGCCAAGACTTTTATCCCAAGCGTCATTGGCGGTAAAGATCAATCCTTTCCAAAATATGACCCCGCTTATTTCCAAAGCGAGCTGGAGTTCATGAAGTCGCAGCACAGGCCCATCCGCATTGCAACGTTCAATAAAAATTACTGGCTGGTGTACTATAAAGATTCGCAGTTACTAACCCAGCTACGCATATTCCCCTATGTGCAATTGACCGTAATTGCCATTTTCCTGCTGATAGCGTATTACGGTTTTAGCTCGTCGCGCAAGTCCGAGCAGAACCAGGTTTGGGTGGGTTTGGCCAAAGAAACTGCCCATCAGCTGGGCACACCTATTTCCTCCCTGATGGCGTGGATAGAGTTAATGCGCGAGAAATTTGATGCGGAGAATGACCCGCTAATTGCCGAGATGCAGAACGATGTGCGCCGATTGGAAATCGTTGCCGACCGGTTTTCTAAAATCGGATCGAAGCCTGTATTAGAACCGCACCGGGTTTATGACGTGGTGAAGGATTTTGTAGATTATTTTAAGATCCGTACAAGTAAGCTCATCAGCTTTGAAGTGCATGGCAGCCGCAACTTAAAAGCCGGATTGAATATTCCGCTGTTTGACTGGGTGATAGAAAACCTGCTGAAAAATGCCGTGAACGCCATAGACGGGCCGGGGTCCATCCGTGTAGACATATCGGGCAGCCGCAAAAAGAAACAGGTTTATATTGATGTTACCGATACAGGCAAAGGTATACCCCGTTTAAAGTTCGAAACAGTTTTCCGGCCAGGTTACACTACCCGTAAACGCGGCTGGGGATTGGGGCTGTCGCTTACCAAGCGCATGGTAGTTAATTACCACAACGGCAGCATCTTTGTAAAGGACTCCGAACTGGGAAAGGGCACTACGTTCCGTATCGTTTTAAAAAGCCTGACCGATGAAGCGAAGCCGAATTTTAAACCTGCAACGCAACGGCTCGAAGAACAAGCCTAG
- a CDS encoding prohibitin family protein: MFLAIIGLIALFVGYVLSRSPSNASHYSGLITKVGIAIIVVGIILSSFKVIDPGRVGVQTLFGKVQDHVLTSGLHVINPLVDVTTFSIQTENYTMSAVNSEGVKEGDDAIRVLSSDGLEVTIDLSVLYKVNPDKAPFIYQNIGQDYIEKIVRPVSRTAIRDNAVNYQAVDLFSTKRQEFQERINRTIAANFAKNGLELQQILVRNVSLPASVKASIESKINAEQEAQKMQFVLQKERQETDRKRVEAQGIADYQKIISSNLTDKQLQYESIKAQKEIALSSNAKVIVMGGSKTPIMLSDKN; encoded by the coding sequence ATGTTCCTCGCTATCATTGGCCTTATCGCCCTGTTTGTAGGTTATGTTTTGTCGCGTTCGCCGTCAAACGCAAGCCATTACAGCGGGTTGATAACTAAGGTTGGGATAGCGATAATTGTCGTAGGCATCATACTATCTTCATTTAAGGTGATAGATCCGGGGCGGGTTGGGGTGCAAACGCTTTTTGGCAAGGTACAAGACCATGTGCTTACCAGCGGCTTACATGTGATCAACCCCCTGGTTGATGTAACTACCTTTAGTATCCAAACCGAAAATTATACCATGAGCGCGGTGAATAGCGAGGGCGTTAAAGAAGGTGATGATGCTATCAGGGTATTGTCGTCAGACGGCTTGGAAGTTACTATAGACCTTTCTGTGCTTTACAAAGTAAACCCGGATAAGGCCCCGTTTATTTATCAGAACATCGGCCAGGATTATATAGAAAAGATAGTTCGCCCGGTATCACGCACCGCTATACGTGACAACGCGGTTAACTATCAAGCGGTTGACCTGTTCTCTACCAAACGCCAGGAGTTTCAGGAGCGAATCAACCGTACCATCGCGGCTAACTTTGCTAAAAATGGATTAGAACTGCAACAGATACTAGTCCGCAACGTGAGCTTGCCCGCATCTGTAAAGGCAAGCATTGAATCTAAGATCAACGCCGAACAGGAAGCCCAGAAAATGCAATTCGTTTTACAGAAAGAACGCCAGGAGACAGACCGTAAGCGTGTAGAAGCACAGGGTATTGCTGATTATCAAAAGATCATATCTTCCAATCTAACAGATAAGCAACTACAGTACGAAAGTATAAAGGCACAAAAGGAAATTGCGCTATCATCAAACGCCAAAGTGATCGTAATGGGCGGCAGCAAAACGCCGATTATGCTGAGCGATAAAAACTAG
- a CDS encoding DUF6358 family protein: MGKKILINTLYTVGLFICIITLVWGVQHSRYEMVAGAVLIGALFVYLKIKLLKEVRSTINKNNAKS; the protein is encoded by the coding sequence ATGGGTAAGAAAATATTGATCAACACCCTGTACACTGTAGGACTTTTCATCTGCATAATTACATTGGTATGGGGTGTGCAGCACAGCAGGTACGAAATGGTTGCCGGCGCTGTGCTGATAGGTGCCTTATTTGTTTATCTAAAAATAAAACTGCTTAAAGAAGTGCGCAGCACTATAAATAAAAATAACGCTAAATCTTAA
- a CDS encoding rhodanese-like domain-containing protein — MKEVTVQELKEMRDNGADFQLIDVREDFEYEMSNLAGQNIPLGGILIETDKISKDKPVVIMCRSGKRSAVALHQLEAQGYTNLANLQGGILAWQAEIDPTITVY; from the coding sequence ATGAAAGAAGTTACGGTTCAGGAACTGAAAGAAATGAGAGATAACGGTGCAGATTTTCAACTGATAGATGTGCGCGAAGATTTTGAATATGAAATGTCTAACCTGGCAGGCCAAAACATTCCTCTGGGAGGAATTTTAATTGAGACAGATAAAATAAGCAAAGATAAACCGGTGGTAATTATGTGCCGCAGCGGCAAACGCAGCGCCGTTGCGTTACACCAGTTAGAAGCGCAAGGGTATACTAACTTGGCTAACCTGCAAGGTGGTATACTGGCATGGCAGGCAGAAATAGACCCGACAATAACGGTGTATTAA
- a CDS encoding DUF4407 domain-containing protein: MNKVTRFFWFCSGAHVATLKKYPIEHNKYVGIGATIFFTALFASLSGGYAMYFVFSGNPLAVVFAVLFGLIWGTAIFNMDRYIVASINKQGSTNSQILQASPRILLAIMIGIVISRPLELKIFDKEIREKLKFAYNKGQHSKIDTLQKTYTDKYAQELSKNKDLKAEKDSLEKDINRSRYQLNQEVFGDKTNQTSGITGYGTYAKQKAAVLAEKEARLKTVTDDMGKMDQYLATRKNYEGLNNLKLFSDHQLDSLVNIAGFADRNWALGQLSYNSNGTRDLDTYMAESFIAYLFILFECLPVFVKLMSPRGPYDVALAKTAEANMHYAERDKERDIMVTDETYDYHVGNDIENRKRIISGQSAYDAERYRYD; encoded by the coding sequence ATGAATAAAGTTACCCGCTTTTTCTGGTTCTGTTCTGGCGCGCACGTGGCTACGTTAAAGAAGTACCCAATTGAGCATAATAAATATGTGGGCATTGGCGCGACTATATTTTTTACGGCGCTGTTTGCCAGCCTGTCCGGCGGGTATGCTATGTACTTCGTATTTAGCGGTAATCCGCTGGCTGTTGTTTTCGCCGTTTTATTTGGGTTGATCTGGGGCACGGCCATTTTCAATATGGACCGTTACATCGTAGCAAGCATTAACAAACAAGGCAGCACCAATTCGCAGATCTTACAGGCTTCGCCGCGCATTCTGCTGGCAATCATGATAGGTATTGTGATATCACGCCCGCTGGAGTTGAAGATATTCGACAAAGAGATCCGCGAGAAATTAAAGTTCGCTTATAACAAAGGACAACATAGTAAAATAGACACGCTGCAAAAAACTTATACAGATAAGTACGCGCAAGAGCTAAGCAAGAACAAGGACCTGAAGGCCGAAAAAGATTCGCTCGAGAAGGATATTAACCGCTCGCGCTACCAACTAAACCAGGAAGTTTTTGGCGATAAAACCAACCAGACATCGGGCATAACAGGTTACGGCACGTATGCCAAGCAAAAGGCAGCAGTGCTGGCAGAGAAGGAAGCCCGCCTAAAAACTGTAACCGATGACATGGGCAAAATGGATCAGTACCTGGCCACCAGGAAAAATTATGAGGGACTCAATAACCTCAAATTATTTTCTGATCACCAGTTAGATAGCCTGGTGAATATTGCAGGCTTTGCCGATCGTAACTGGGCGCTGGGCCAGCTATCCTATAACAGTAACGGCACCCGTGATTTGGATACCTATATGGCCGAGTCGTTCATTGCTTACCTGTTTATCTTGTTTGAGTGTTTGCCGGTATTTGTGAAACTGATGTCGCCGCGCGGGCCGTATGACGTGGCCCTCGCCAAAACCGCGGAAGCCAATATGCATTACGCTGAGCGCGACAAGGAGCGGGATATTATGGTAACCGACGAAACGTACGACTACCACGTGGGTAACGACATTGAAAACCGCAAGCGCATTATCAGCGGGCAATCTGCTTACGATGCTGAGCGGTATAGGTATGATTGA
- a CDS encoding Lrp/AsnC ligand binding domain-containing protein yields MPHKKAQNLEIDNLDIQILSILMKNATTPYTEIAKELIVSGGTIHVRMKKLEEMGVIKGASLEVDPQKLGFDITAFLGIYLEKGSQYNEAVQQLKAIKEIVELYYTTGSWSIFAKIVCHDTQHLREVLNEHIQSVPGIQRTETFISLEESVKRQISLD; encoded by the coding sequence ATGCCTCATAAAAAAGCCCAAAATTTAGAAATTGATAATCTGGATATTCAGATACTATCCATATTGATGAAAAACGCTACCACACCTTATACAGAGATAGCAAAAGAGCTGATCGTTTCGGGCGGAACCATACACGTGAGGATGAAAAAGCTGGAAGAGATGGGTGTGATAAAGGGTGCCAGCCTTGAGGTAGATCCGCAGAAACTGGGTTTCGATATTACGGCGTTCCTGGGTATCTATCTCGAGAAAGGATCGCAATACAATGAAGCTGTGCAGCAGTTAAAAGCCATTAAAGAAATTGTGGAATTGTACTACACCACCGGCAGCTGGAGCATCTTTGCAAAAATAGTTTGCCATGATACCCAGCACCTGCGCGAAGTTCTTAATGAGCATATCCAAAGCGTACCGGGTATACAGCGTACCGAAACTTTTATTTCGTTAGAAGAGAGTGTTAAAAGACAGATCAGTTTAGACTAA